Within Pungitius pungitius chromosome 18, fPunPun2.1, whole genome shotgun sequence, the genomic segment TGGTCTATAAAATAagcaaatagaagaaaaataaatctcccAAATATTCAATTTGGTTGGATAGAAGGTTGTGAAAGGTTGGATTTAGGgcatgtttgaataaaaaaggaagaaaaacattatCCACTCAGTTATTGCTTAATAATCTATAAATATCAAGGTCTATCAACTTATTGTGTCAGTTCTTGACAAAACGTTGATTTGACGAATAGAAGAAAGAATAGTGACAGCGCATCTAACAAAGTCAAAAGTAAATTCTTAATCTTGTGTTTACTCATagttcaaattatttttgacaCGtactgatcatttaaaaaaaaagttgtacaaAATTGAATTAATGATTGTTCATCCAAAAGGAATAAATTCAATCTTTATTGCTACTCGTAGTGTTCattctgtctgtttttaatgttgcagCTAACTGCTATGAATGAAATAATCACACATTATTAATCCTCTCTGTAGGTTTTACAAATTACACGAGAGGAAATGTGAGCCGATCATCATGACAGTCCCGCGTAAGGTACGTCTCTGTTCGACTAATAAACATGTTCAGTGGTGCCTTATGGACCACATCCATTTCCTCTGCTGTCCTCCCCTCCTTATTacttgtcttcccccccccccacagtcggATCTGTTCCAGGACGACCTGTACCCCGACACAGCCGGCCCCGACCCCGCCCTGGAGGCGGAGGAGTGGTTCGCCGGGAAGAACGGAGGCCCCCTCCTGATCTCGCTCAGAGACGGCTACGTGTCCACTAAGGCCCGCGATCTCAAAGTGGTGAAGCCCAACGTCCTGGAGACCAAGCCGGCCCCCAAAGCAGAAAACACCTCGACCGTGCAGAAGCACGCTTCTCCGCAGCGCGCAGTAGTGAGTGAccagttattattttttaattttttttacaactagATTCTTAATAACTGATTATTACTTTCCTCGTTTTTAATTGAACAAACCTGACACCCACTCAgcaacttatttattttatctgaCCTTTGAACTCCCTCCTTCCAAGTAATTATTACAAAACAATTCACAAAAGTTATTGATCAGCACTTTCTTTGGTATTTGGGTCACGATTCGGTGGAGCAGCAGTGGAAAATGTGCTGGAGGGCCTCACTGCCTGTTCACTCCGTGCTCGTTTTGCCTTAAAAATAagttttcatgtttcatttagGATTAAGAAGTCATCACCCTCATAACACTTTAAGCACTAGAGTACTAAAGTGTAAGCACTGGGAATCTTTTGGGAGCTTCTTAAAAGTCAAATGAGATGTCTAAAGGAACTCTGCTGAGCTCATGTTCTCTGTTTGTGACCAGAAGAAAGACCAGAAAATAGAAGACAAACTGGAAGAGGTGCTCCGAGAGTTCAAGTCACTCAGGGACCGCGTCATCCTCCAAGACCGTCGAATCGCCAGACTGGAAGATCAGGTCGCCAAGGTCGCCATGTGAGTTTGCGGCCCCGCTtcccggggggtggggggcggggggggggcgccccggTTGATTTGGGAATCGAATGGACGAGGGCCAGCCGCAGCCAAATTGTCAAGATTCGGCTCCATTGAGCTCCAACCGAGCCCTACATTCCAAgatcaacttgtttttttccacatcaaGTCTCCAGTTCCACACTTCTCTCCCCGTCCCACCTTTCCCAcacaaggagaaaaggagaaactcTCTCTGCTCATGAACACATTtgaagaaaagacatttttgttgAAGGAAAAggtcttaacttttttttaattttatttttttaattgtggtaAAGCATTATGTGAAGTTTGTACTTACTACTTAAATTGTATGTAGCATCAGTATTTCCATTGTTATCTTATGTTTTGCCAAATATGAATCGTGTGCCGTTTCATGCActgcttttacattttattttctcaaacaTTCCAGTTGCAGGTTGATTTAGTCGTGctggattcattttttaaataatagctgttgaacttttctcctcccaCCAGTTTTCTCATTGATAACCATCAGATTTATGAATGTGGGAGAATTCCTTTTTAAgcgtttttatattttaattcccttttttcttctgggtttaaaatttaaaattaggTTTtattgggtgggtgggggggttgcaTTTCTCTGGTGTAAATGTTGTGCAAATGTAGTGGTGCCTCTTGTCACTGTTAAGGGTCCAACCGAAGGCTCCCTTTCCAGTGCATATTTTGTGTTTGGAAGGGGCCACTCCCCCTGCTTTTGTTTCAATGAAACCCTAACAAAAAGTTCTGTGCACATAATAAAGAATTTACACATGAAAAACGCCATctttttaatagattttttttattcatttagtttttttattaatgtgtaTCCCTGCAAGTTGGGGCTGGTATTTCCTTTGTAGCTGCCGATGGTGCTGAAGCAGTACTCATGAGGTCATTCAAGTGTTGATTGGGCAACTGCTGGggcaaatactttttttttaatggtttttatttatttattctcatCGGCGTCAACTGCATTCCGGGTTTCCACCACCTGGTTGGTCCTCGTGGATTGCATCATTTTGAGGGAATTTGTGTCCAAACATCCACTGTTTGAGGTCCACCCCGAGGCTCAAATTCTCATTTGATAAAGCAGCTGTGAGGCAATCAAAATGCTCTTAAAGTCATTTGTCATacctttatttcatttaaaatacttttcacCTTAAATTAATGTAGAAAATGTAATTGCAATAATTTTTGTtctttacttttattatttccatAGACCTAAAATGGGATAAAACGAGCCCAGAAACAATGAAATTACTGTGTAACTTTATTAGTAGCAACTGTTTCTAATCAAAAGACCAACAAACTTCATTTTGAaaccgtttttcttttttttttttttttttaaatgtcatacgtttttaggttgttttttttctacaaccACATCCTCCTATGACTCAGCAGTACAGGAAGTTAAGACAGTTTAGATTTCCACACTTAACATTTCCGTTTTTATCTTTTGAGTCCAAGCCGCCACGGTTTTGTATCGGTCTTTGAAGCAAGTGAACCAAATCCGCCATGAACCTTTTTGATTTTTAGGCCGCTGTCACTGCCTTCACGCAGAACCAATACCCTTTATCCACGTGACATGTAGCCGTTATCCTAGTAATCGGTAGTCAACGTGTGAGAAACAGAACCGACTACTTCCTGCTACTTTATATAAAGTCATCCGGACTAGCAGAGCAAACATCAGCACCTGAGCTCTTCAAAACGCTGCATCGTAGAGGTAAGACCCATTTCATCCTCTGCCAATGGATACAAACaagatatttttttaagtaATTGGGTGTTTACTTGCTCAATGATGCAAGATTTAAAGCGATGTGTTTCTAAGGGAGGCATCTGTCTGTATTGGTTTCACAAAAAGAATATTTAGAGCCAGTtactctttgttttatttttaatgaacgTGAACATTTCCTGTTTCTCCATGCAGAGATTCAAAAAACATGTCACAGCTACTGAGGAGGTTCCAGAACACGAGGAAATAAGATACCGACTAAGGACTCATTTATAAAGTTTACTCTGAATTAATCTGTTTCAAATTTTTGGTGATTATCTTTTTCCTTCATCTTAAAGGCATTGGATAAAGTTTACCAACTGTTCTCTTAAAATGTTGTCTTCCATTCAGATTTTTATCACAAAGGAAGTCAATTTATCTACATGTTTACTTCCTACCTCAAATGTATCCTTGACTTTGACAGCATTTCAGAAATCTCGTAAAATCAGATTTGATAGAATTCAACTTTAAATGTGGATTCTGACTGTACAAACGGACTCTCAAATGCAGTAGTTCTGTTTTTTCCCTGTTGAAATGTGTGGGTGTGGTGACGGACACATGACGTTCCGTCATACGCTGTCACTAACGCGGAGACACGTGACGCGTTGTTTCTTTCCCCATGTGTGTCGTTACGCCAGTTATCGACTTAACAGTCTTTCTTCACTAAGCTCCTGCGTGGCTTCTCTTCTTGAGTTTCAGGCAATGATGCCACTCGGCATGAAGACGTATCTGGCTCTGCTGTGGGGACTGTCTGTTTCCAGCGCCATGGCGTCCGACACGAGCGTTAACTCAACCGCTGAACCTCGCACACCTGCAGACGTCAGGGTGGCTTCACCAGCAGGGACCGATGTGGAACCGGAACAGGTGATTGCCACTTCATCTGCACATCGGTCCCTCCACCCCATGGACGTAGACACTGCGAAACCTACGGAGGATCCGATGCATCAACAATCACCCGCCGCCTCCTCTAACACCACTGCTCCTGCGGCGGCTTCTGTAGCCGGAGTGCCGGTGTCTTCACAGCCGCCTTTGTCTCCCGCTAAGCTCCTCAAGCAGACCCTCGGCGGTCCCTCTGTCTCCACCACCGCCAAGGTCCCGACCACCGTCAAGGTCTCCATTGCCAATGTCCCGACCACCACCaatgtctctaccactaccaaTGTCCCGACCACCGCCAATGTCCCGACCACCACCAATGTCTCTACCACTGCCAATGTCTCTACCACTGCCAATGTCCCGACCACCGTCAATGTCTCTACCACTGCCAATGTCTCTACCACTGCCAATGTCCCGACCACCACCAATGTCCCGACCACCGCCAATGTCCCGACCACCGCCAATGTCCCGACCACCGCCAATGTCTCTACCACTGCCAATGTCCCGACCACCACCAATGTCCCGACCACCGCCAATGTCTCTACCACCGCCAATGTCCCGACCACCACCAATGTCTCTACCACCACCAATGTGCCGACCACCACCAATGTCCCGACCACCACCAATGTCCCGACCACTGCCAATGTCCCGACCACCGCCAATGTCCCGACCACCGTCAAGGTCTCTACCACCGCCAATGTCCCGACCACCACCAATGTCTCTACCACTGCCAATGTCCCGACCACCACCAATGTCTCTACCACCACCAATGTCCCGACCACCACAAATGTCTCCACCAGTCCTACAGGAATCCTGTTCCCTCGTGTCCCCAAAGAGATGTCAGTCCCAACTACCAAATCAAATCCGGTTGCGCCTGGTAAAGACTCAAAGAGCCCACCCACCACCGAGGTCCCACCCTGCTCCACCCAACGAGTGATAAAGCTCTTGCTCATCGTCATTGCCTTCCTGACTCTATTGGCAACAGTCTTCATCTTCTCTACCATCATCCTCTGCACCAAGCTGTCGTCAAGGAAGTACAACCTCAGAAAAGCTCAGCCGGCGACCGAGATGATGTGCATCTCGGCGCTGCTGCCCGAGAGGAACGTCGCCTACTCCAGACAACGCAATCCGGTCACCAACGGAGTCCTGGTGATCCACGGTGATGCAGACAGCGATGACGACGGAGGAGATAACCTCACTCTCAGCAGCTTCCTCCCCGAAAATGACCGATATGTTTGAAACGGAGTCGCTGTTGTTGGCAGCGGACCTGTCTGATGTCTGTGCAGTGGAAACCGTTGCTGCTGGAATAAACCCGTGCTGCCCGTCTGTGGTTTTGGCAACGCTGCACAGTCCAGCGACGTGGAGGAGCAGCACAACTGTTGATGAACCCTTAATGTATCTGCCGTTCGGACAGGTCACCCAACGTCTGCTTTAGAGACTTTTGGGGATCATTTTACACGTTCCTTCCTCTAGAACCAAAGAGGGGGTGAAGAGAGGGATCAaagattgtgttttttcttaacaTCCTGAGCGGAGCCGTGATGGTATTTCACTTAGCAACGGGGAACAGGAAGTCTGGTTTCGTAAAGGGATTTATGTTCTATGCAGACGCTGTTGAGTTTACAAGCGCTTTGCTGGTGTCATCGTGGCTTCATTGTATGAACGTTGTCATTTGAATCATGTCAACCTGGCTGTATGTGACTGTCTGTGTTTAGATGCAGCTTCTGTATTGTGATAATTTATTAAACAATTTGTCTTATTTAACTGTTtggtaaaatgttattttacagGTCATTTATTGCCAGAGATGCTTGATATACTCAAAAAGCTAAAGTTTTGGTCCCATTGTCGTAGCATTTAATAGGAATAAAATTACAACTGCGTATGAGTAAACAAAAGGGTTTTTAAAGTTTTCCTTTCTTCAGAAAGGAGAGCTGTTTCTGATGCAAAATGTTAACACAACACAACtctgttaaaaaagaaacaaaaggggTTAAATGTCCATTTCTGTCTTTAAATGGTAAACAGTCAATACGCCCTCTGTGGACTAAGTCAGTTCCCTTATTTATGACGGGCTTTATAAAAGGCCTTTCTTCTATACAGGACTGGATTTCATATTCACTTCCCTTCCTGTGAAAAGAAAACCACCCTGAATGCTTATTagggccctctctctctctctctcactctctctctctccacgttGAGCGAGACAGACACTGGTGACTATCAACAGAGCTGAAGCAAATGTAAACCTGAACAAGCAGGAACTCATTTCCTTCTCCTGATGACCATATAAAGTTAGATTTGTCTGGACTAATCGCAAACACAGTAGAGATGccaaaaatgcattttccaCTGATACGCCATCACTTGCAGGGCTCATTCGCACTCCGTCACACACTCTCCCCTAAAGTGGTCACACACGCCGTGTGAGTTTAATTGCTTGCCCGTGGACCACAATCCCCCTTTTGACTTGTTACAGGCGTTTTGTCTGCACAGGAAACATTAACCTCTTCCTGCATTAGCCGGTCGCTCTTACAAGCCGCTGCTGCTCTCTGACTCCGTTTGTCCCAGCAGGCCTCCGTTCAGAGGCCAGGCTTGACCAGAAGGCCCGACGAGAGGCTCTTTCTGCAGGAGTCCTCGAGCTCTATTTCAACAGAGAACACATGTTGTAGATAATGACGTTGTGAGGGTTTGTAGGCGACCTTTTACTGTCGTGAAGTGGTTTTTGGGGGTCATTCCGCCAGCGTTGCCTTAGCCTTGCTTATCTATTTAGCCCCACAGGAGAGTGGAGGAGAGGGTCCCTGCCCCCACAGCTCATTGCAGACTCCTACCTAACAAGAACAATCTGTGTGCAAGCCGGAGAGCTCAGACAGTCTCTAGGAagctgaagggggaggagaacaGCGGAGAGGCAGAAGGAGGGACAACATTTTTTGCACTATCCAGACCGACTTCCAACCTGAAATCTGAAACTGCAGAAGTAGTGCGGCTCACAGAGCATTTGCAACTCTCTGCCGTGTgttttctctatttctctctaAGTTCACTTTTTCCAGACTGGTTTCACACATCCCCCATCAGAGGAAACCTTAACAGCAGCACTTCTGTCACAGTGGATGGTGAGTAAAGGGTTTTTTAAGTTTCAGTTTTATCTTGAAAATGTTGCCTGCTCATTGGGCGTTTTGGGGATTGTTGATGTCGATTTGAATTCGCTGATGTGACAGCATCACGAAGCCTCCAGAGCTGGATCCCGTCTGAGGAAGTAGCCTAAAAGCATAGATACTAAAGAGTTAGTTTTAGACATTAGACTGGACCGAAGATTAGATCCTGgtattgttttttccatttgtggCATCACAAAATGACAACGAAATAAGGACCAATTGCACGAGTGCATGTGCATGCATAAGACATTGACCTGATGTGCACATGTTCCCAGGCATGTGTCGTCATGTATATATTCGGTCTAGGGTGACCaattcaggagaaaaaaaacaatccgacCAGATGAGAGCACAGGCTTGTGTTTCCCAGCTTGCACACAGATGGAGCCGAATAAGAAGGAAAGTGTGAGAGCTCCTTCCCTTTAACACCCAGACTGGCCAGTGAGCGgattgttatttaaataaatgatggaaAATGTCCCCTTTGTGACATCTAATCTCTTATGCAGCATTTTTCATTCCATCCTCGGGCAGACGGTGCAATCAGTCGACTAATTTCATCCGAATGAGTCAAACAAATTGTACGAATCAGCAAAGACTAATGAGCCACAATTCTTTTAGGGTACAATCAAGtgaatttaatgaaaatgttgCCATGCTGCAGAAAcatgtacaaaataaaacacttgcgCTTTCGTTAAAGTTTTGCTTTCAACATAATTGTGACACAAACTGTCTTCACACAGCCGCTGATTGTCTCTTACAGATCCTGAGGGGACGCCATGCTACCGATGGGCCCGATTGGTCTGTTTGTGGTGTtctgcatcagcagcagcatgtcCACACCTCTATCATTTCACAATGATCTAGAAGGAAGTACAGATGAGGAAGAGCCCAGCATCTTCACTTCCTCTGCTCCCACCAGCAACCATTCCACAGAGTACCAAACCACACCTTTTGGCACCACCCATGTGGAAACTGACTTTCTAACTGAAGTTGTGGACTTTCTGGAGGAGAACATGCTTCTCATCCTGGTAGCGGCCTCTTTcatccttcttttcttcctcatcATCTGCGGGGCGATCATCATGAGCCACAGGCGCAAGGTCAATACCTACTACCCTTCGTCTTTCCCCTCGAAAATGTACGTGGACCGCAGGGACAAAACGGGAGATGCTAAACTCTTTAATGAGGTGCCAGAAAAACCCGCTCCAGAGCAGGAGAGTGAGCCGGTGGACTCTCACAGGCAGCTACAGGCAGACATCATGAGGGCCACCAAGCGGCTGCGCACACCTAACAAATGTGTCGATGCTGCAGGGGGGAGTGATCCCAGTGGGAAAGTAGGAGACCAAAGTCCAGAGGACAGCACTCCTCCAGATGGCGGCATCCTGGACCAGCAGCTACCAGATCTCCCTCTGGAAACTCATCTGTGTGGGCCTTCTGACGGGGgagcagctgaggaggaggaggaggaggaggaggagggagaaggaggaagccCCGAGCTAAAGGAGTCCCCGGAGCCTTTGACTGCCAGGAGTCTGCGGCCCCCCTCTCTGCACATTCACAATGACTCTGCTACACTCCAGCTGATCGCGGGAcagaaaactgcattttaactATTCTAAAAACTGACAAATGTATTATGTTTATGCTTTAAATCCGTAAGTAGAGATTTGTCCAAAACGGTTTCTAAATTCTAATCCTCATTGTCGTTTTCTTTGCAGTGTTTAATGCAGGGCAATGCATGCAGCAACCTGTTGCTTTGCTCACACTGGATGTATCTTTCATTCCATATTATAAACGTGTACCCTCTTTAACATTTATATGTATGGGAGGTTTTTGTGTCCTGCACTCTGCGAGATATTTGACAACATCTCACTCAGTGTGCATCTAATTCCTTCAACATTGTTTTTGGTATGGTCCTATTTATTTTTACCAATTGAGTAGTCAAATATAGAAGACTGTTTTGGTTTCAGGATACCTTTATTGCATAAGGTCAAGCATTACTAAATAATCCAAAAATTACACTTAAAACAAATGGATCCTTTCATTGTTTCAAGCCATAGGTTAGTGCTTAGGGCGCAGACTTGAGCCTCAACAGTGGTCTCCATCACACCTGCCAAACTAAACCCTCCCTAAGCACATCATCTTAAAATATAACAATCTCAAAAATAAGGCTCATCTTTGTGCCAGCAGCCAAAACAGTTCCCATTGTGCGTTTACGTGACAGGCTAACAAGACACAGTATGCAGGGTTAAAGGACAACAGACCACTATAGAAGGTCTGGTGTGACACTGCTACGGCGGGATGACGATTATACAATGGTGTGCTGGTAATCAACACATTAGGTGTGCCTCATCAAAACTGCAAGAAAGTGAGGATTTTTGGACTGCTGTTTATTTCTCCTCTCGACGGAAGGACAGCACGTCCGGCTCAGAGTGAGAGTACGCCATTTAACTGCTGGCTCTGactgcctcctgctggtcatcTTGTTGCTTGAGGCGATAGTCAGCCAGAGCCGCCTTGATGGCATCCTCTGCCAGCACTGATGAAAAACAAGAAGATACATTAAATAAACATA encodes:
- the LOC119226283 gene encoding uncharacterized protein LOC119226283 produces the protein MMPLGMKTYLALLWGLSVSSAMASDTSVNSTAEPRTPADVRVASPAGTDVEPEQVIATSSAHRSLHPMDVDTAKPTEDPMHQQSPAASSNTTAPAAASVAGVPVSSQPPLSPAKLLKQTLGGPSVSTTAKVPTTVKVSIANVPTTTNVSTTTNVPTTANVPTTTNVSTTANVSTTANVPTTVNVSTTANVSTTANVPTTTNVPTTANVPTTANVPTTANVSTTANVPTTTNVPTTANVSTTANVPTTTNVSTTTNVPTTTNVPTTTNVPTTANVPTTANVPTTVKVSTTANVPTTTNVSTTANVPTTTNVSTTTNVPTTTNVSTSPTGILFPRVPKEMSVPTTKSNPVAPGKDSKSPPTTEVPPCSTQRVIKLLLIVIAFLTLLATVFIFSTIILCTKLSSRKYNLRKAQPATEMMCISALLPERNVAYSRQRNPVTNGVLVIHGDADSDDDGGDNLTLSSFLPENDRYV
- the tmem119b gene encoding transmembrane protein 119b, with protein sequence MLPMGPIGLFVVFCISSSMSTPLSFHNDLEGSTDEEEPSIFTSSAPTSNHSTEYQTTPFGTTHVETDFLTEVVDFLEENMLLILVAASFILLFFLIICGAIIMSHRRKVNTYYPSSFPSKMYVDRRDKTGDAKLFNEVPEKPAPEQESEPVDSHRQLQADIMRATKRLRTPNKCVDAAGGSDPSGKVGDQSPEDSTPPDGGILDQQLPDLPLETHLCGPSDGGAAEEEEEEEEEGEGGSPELKESPEPLTARSLRPPSLHIHNDSATLQLIAGQKTAF